One Arvicanthis niloticus isolate mArvNil1 chromosome X, mArvNil1.pat.X, whole genome shotgun sequence genomic window, cttaaagaaatacaggaaaatacaatcaaacaggtggaGGCTGTtaagaggaaataaatgaatCATTTAGAGTAATAcaagaaaaaacaatttaaaatgtgaaggaaataaaagtgttcaagacctgaaaatgcaaatagaagcaataaaaacacCCACAAATTGAGGAAATAATGGTGATGGAAAACCTAGGGTAGAGAAGAGGAACAACACATGGAAGCACCACCAACAGAGTGTAAGAGATGGAAAAAATCATAGGCATagaagacacaatagaagaaattggcACATCAGCCAAGGAAAATGTTAATTCTAAAGAGTTCCCAACCTGAAACATCCAGGAGATTTGTGATACCATGAGAAGACCTATCCTAATAATTATAGTAATAGAAGAAAAGACTGTGAAGAGTACAGGCCCTAAAGACAGAGAATATTCTCAACACAATCATAGAAGGAAACTTTTGCAGCCTAATGAAAGAGATGCTTATAAACATACAGGAAACTTGATGAAGGCAAGGCAAAactgaacaacaaaaaaattcctcctgccacataatagtcaaaatcCAAAAACAATGGGAAAATATCCAGGTAACAaacaaagacagacctatcagaattactccCTACTTCTCAGTAGAGAGTCTAAAAGCTAAAGGGGCTGGAACAGATATCTTgcaacttctaaaaaaaaaaaaaaaaaatgtagatgccAACCTGGAATACGATAACCAGAGAAAGTCTCAGCCACcacagatacagaaaataagaaatttcaagacaaatttaaattcaaacaaaactatttaaaaatccagccctacagaaaatactagaaggaaaatgccaaaacaaagaagatagctacagcCAATGAAACACAGGAAATCTACATTTCCATAGCAACCAAACCAAGCAAAGTACACACATGgtcacacacaccaccaccaccaccaccaccaccaccaccaccaccaccaccacaactgccaccaccactactaccatcaccaccaccatcaacataacaggaattaacaatcccTGGTCTTTAATACCTCTAAACattaatggtctcaattccccaacagaaagacacaggctaaaaTAATGGATACAAAATGCATGATTCAACATTCTACTGCATACAAGGTACACACTTCAGTAGTAAGGATAGCCATTACCTCCAAATAAAGTgctgcaaaaatattttttgagctAATAAACCAAAGAAGCAAGCTAGAGCAGCCATTTAAAATCTAATAATGTAGGctttcaacaaaaattaatcaagatagacagggaaggacacttgGTACTGATGAAAAATatatctaccaagatgatatctcaattctgaacatccatgctcccaatgcaagggcacccacagtTGTACAAGAAATGCTAAAACTTACAGCACACATGGAACCCCATACATTAATAGTGGGTGAAATCAAAACCCCACGCTCATGAATTAACAGGACAtccagacaaaaattaaaaagaaaaataatgaaaaagccccacattatgaatcaaatggacctaacaaagAGATAAAGGTTGGAAAGGAGAAAGTCAAAGTATTTCtctttgtggatgatatgatggTGTACATAAGCaacctcaaaaattctaccagagtaCAGATGATAatcactttcagcaaagtggctagattcAAAATTAcctcaaaggcaaaaaaaaataaaataaaataaaaataaacccacaaaacTTAGTAGCACTTATTTATACAAAGGGCTGAGAAAGATTAGGGAAATAGTACCCTTTAAATAGCTACAAATCATATAACATATCTTAAtataactttaaccaagcaagtgaaagacctatacgacaagaacttcaaggctctaaagaaagaaactgaggaagggatcagaaaacagaaagatctctcatgctaaGGGTCAGTATGGTTGTTAgcatagtgaaaatgaccatcttaccaaaagcaataatAGACAGATTCGATGCAATTCCCATCAtcattccaacacaattctttacagaccttgaaataGCAAATCTCGACTTCATATGGGAAAACAGAAGACCCAGGGTAGCTAAAGCGATTCTGGATACTAAAATGCTTTTGGGAGGTATCagcatctctgacctcaagctgtactacagagcaacataaataaataacaaaataacataaataacataaataaataaaaaaacataaatgctGCATCATATTGATATAGGAACAGACAGGTTGTTCAATGAAATCGAATTGAAGACTctgaaatgaatccacacacctaaggacacttgatttttacaaagaagccaaaaacatcacaatggggaaaagaaagcatcttcatcaaatggtgctggtctgacTGAATATCAACATGCAGAAGAATGGAAATAGATCCATAGTTACCACCCTggacaaaactcaagtccaggtTGATCAAATACTTAAAAGTAGAAGCTGACAAactaaatctaataaaacagaaagtggggCATAGCCTTGAAGTCATCGTTagaggagacaacttcctgagtagaacactaatggctcaggctctgagatcaacaatcgataaatgggacctcatgaaactgcaaggtttctgcaaggcaaaggatgctgtcaataggacaaaacagcagcctacagattagaAAGGATCTTctccaaccctacatctgacaggggactaatatctaaaatatataaagaactcaagaaattagaaaccAACCATCCAAAATGACAATAAAAGACGGGGTTCAgagataaacagaaaattctcaacagggGAACCTAGATTggatgagaagcacttaaagaaatgttcaccaaccttagtcattagggaaatgccaatcaaaatgatcctgagattccaacttctacctgtcagaatggctaagatcaaaactcaagggacagcacatgctggcaaggatgtggcaaaaggggaacactcctccactgctggtgggagtataAATTTgcacaatcactttggaaatctatTTGATGTctctcagaaaactaggaatcCAATTATTTCGAGACCCAGGTATattgctcctgggcatatacctaaaatgtgccccactataccacagggacacttgatcaactatgttcatagcaggtttATACATCATAGTCATAAACTGGAAGCAATTTGTCCTGGAAGTGCAGGATAGCCATGGTACAGTCCACAGACCAAAAAGTGGTTTATAAAGAGGTCCCAAGGGAGGATACATGAATCTTCCTCAAAGGGGGAACTAAATAGTCATCTGAAGTGGACTGAGAGAGGGAACAGGGTAAGAGAAGAGAGGTATGGGGTTGCAAGGCGATCAGGTATGAGGAGAAGCTGTGTGAGAGAGGCCCAGGAGTGAGAATGAAAATCAGGGGGAGGGGGTTATCTCTGGTGACTAGCTAGAGGCCTGGGACAGGAGAGGATAAGGGGAGTCTACAGGCTTGACTCTAGAGTAGATTCCTGATAGAGGGgtatatagagactgaagtgaccaCCCGTTGAATCCAGACAGGATTTCCACAGGAGGAGAGAGGGACATCAATCCATCCAGgaaaccttcaaccccaaatttttCCTGACTACAAGATATATAGGGATAACTGTGAAGCAGAATCTGAGAGAACAACTAACCAATGATggtcccaacttgagacccatttcaTGTGATAGAGCCCACCCCTGGTGATATTAAAGATACTCTGCTATGcctgaaggcaggaacctagCAGAACTCTGTCCCGAAAGGGAAAGGTTTCatctagcagctgactgaaacatttGCAGAATCTCACAGCCAGACATCACACAGGGCCTGGGGAGTCTTGAGGAAGACTTGGGGAGAGAAGTGAGCAAGTCTGAGGGGGTCAAAACTCCACAAGTAGACACACAGATTCATACAACCCAGAACCATGGGGGTTCACAGAACATGGGTCACCAACCAGGGGACATGCAGGAGCTGTTCCTAGGCCCCCATTACaattgtagcaaatgtgcagctcagTATTCGTGTGTTTCCCCCAACAAGTGGAAAGGgggctgtctcagtctctgatCATGCTAATGAATCCCCTTTCCCCTAGCTGATCTGCATAGCTGGCCTCATTGTGAGAGGATGAGACTAGAtgcctgctgggactagatgcctGAGGGCACAGAGGTTCAAAAGGGGTGGGCaggctccccttctctgaggagaaagggagggggcaaTAGGATAGTGATCAGTAAGTGTGagactggaaagagaggagggggagggctttgaattaaaataaaacataaacaaacaaacaaacaaacaatagataAGTAGTTATGTGGTAGACATGAGTGAAGTATAGTTACAAAGAAAGGGTAAAAGGGTGCCTATTTGTATTGGGAACATGAGATGCTGCATGAACAATGGAAATCAAAAGGAAGCagtcagtgaaaaaaaaatgcaggcctATAGCATGAACTAGAGTATCCCCTGCCTTGTCCCCAGTACTGGCTTAAGAGGAAAGATAGAAACATGCAATATGACTTCCACAGAACATGTAACATGATTTCCATTCCATAGACACAGTAGACACATTGCCTTAAGAGCATTCAAGTTACACAGAACATCAcctaattcttttctttgttcagcCAGAGAACAGTGAAGTGATATACACCATGGGTCACTAACTGTGGCATGTGTATGCCAGGAACAACTGAAACGTGTCTGCATAGTTTCTGCCATATTCCTAGGATATGGATTAGCATATAAACAAGAATAATATAAAGAAGTTTAAAATCGGCTTGAAAGGAGAACTTGCTGGGTTCTCTAGATAAAGACAAGAATTAGGGAAAACCACAAGTAAGCAAAGCAGGGAAACAGAGTAGGGGTTGCTTCACAGGAAGCGACTATATTGGAGGCCTGGAAGCAATGACAGCAAAAGAAGCTTTGATTTGAAGGAGGGGGAAGATTTCGAGAAGGGCACTGGACGATCTGAGAGTTAAGAAAGGGAGGCTGATACTTTTTTGCACATTTTCAGTGCAACATGGGAGGTGGGGACTTTTAACTGAAGGGGCGACTGAAAGAGGGGACTCAGAAAAGACTTCCTAGTACTAGCAAGAAATGATAAGTTCCTGTGGTAGTCCAGCAGCTGAGAGAGTTcaatgaagaagaggaaagagcctCTGTACAGAGCACATGACCCACCCTATTGGTAACTTGGAGAGAGGAACGGCAAGCAGCCACTGTAGAAGGTTTGCTAATAAGCTCCCAATCTAGTGGTCACATTTAACAGGGACATTTAGAAGAAACTGTTGGGGTAACTTTTTCTTTACAGTGTGTGAagaaggtgtgtctctgtattttcaaacATTAATTCTGTATCTGCAAAGAACTAAGTGCTGGCAGGATTctggtattgtcatttctatggccCACCATAGAAATAGGGTTTTCTATTTCCTAAATATTCATCCTTCCTCACTTGCCTGGAGGCAATCTAGAATTGCATCAGTGGTTGTCTAGCTGCTGATTGGTTATAATAAAGGGTTGATGACCAATATCTGGGCAGGAAGTAGGAGATGGGTCTGCTGGGCAGAGGGAGGGATGCTgagggaagaaagcagaagtGGGAGATTCTTGGAGTGGACATGGAGGGAACAGACAGGgaccacagagaaacagagaagggtATAGAGCTAGCCACGCCACACGGCTGGTTGTAGGTTAGATAGTCGGGTTAAGTTAGATGAGCTAGCTGGGTAAGTGCCTAAGTGCAAACTCTTTAGAAGACTTCATGTCAGTATTTATTATGCTGGTGGTTCTGAGAAAGTCCAGCTACAGGAAAGCCCTTCTATTCAGATCTTCAAGAAAACAGTTCTCCCTGGCTCAGTAGAGCTACATTCCTGCCAACTTTAAACTCTCCCTAAATACCTGGAGTAGGTATGGGAACACTGAAGCTCTTAAAAGAATTTGGTAACTGCCACTTTATTAAAGCAGCATCACTTAGTTTAGAAGGAGACACTTCAGATACGTTTGAATAACAGGTTAGagagggagtggatctgggagagagggaaggtagTGGGGATAGAGctaggaggagcagagagagggaaaaatgtggttgggatgtattggATAGGAGAAGATTCTATtttcaatggaaaaagaaaattaaaacgatattaaaacatgaaataccaaagaacattctaaaatattgtgtgtgtacatatatgtgtgtgtatgtatatttgcatatatatatatatacatatatatatatacatatatataatctgcAAAATGTAAAACAGTATTTAAAAGAGTGTCCTCCAAAGAACCCCTTAAACCCCTGAATACTGTAGCTTGACATGAGCTTCACTAAAGATAGTCCAAGTGCATAATTCTCTTTTCACTAAAGATCTATTCTCTGCCTTCTTTGTTCATTCTATTAGGTATTTCAGCCATCTCTAATGGCTGCAAATTGGAACATAAAGCCACCATTGGACATGAATCAATTCTGATAGTAAAATCCCATAGCAATCTCACATACTTCACTACAAAATAAAAGTGGTCTTAatatgccaggtgtggtggcacacaccagcaatcccagcactctggaggcaggggcaCACAGACTGCtatgcattcaaggccagccaggcctaAGTAGTTGGATCCTGTTTCAAATAAACAAGagacaaacagaacagaaaaactCATTTGTTGTTTACCCTTGCCTATATTCCACTCAAGAAAACTGCCCATactaaacaagaaaaagaaaacaatagattatttataaaaatgcctGATTTCCGCTCTTTATGTATCAACTTCAACATAAAGACATCCCAGAGCAAATTAAACGTCAAAGTTCTCCAGTGTGTTTATCTCTAGGTGAAGTCCAAATTTTACATTTCCTGATGTAAATGACTCATAAAACTAGATATGTTTTCAAATTAAATATGCCCTTTGCAATCATAGTTAACACTGGAAATcattcaaaatagaaaatgatcaaactttaaaagaagaatttaatAGCTTCCCCCTGTCCCCATAGATTCAGGAAGAaccagcctgtctctcctgtttttACCTATATACTGTGTCATAAGGATATTATTTCTTAGCAGCTACAACAAACAGACCTTTAGAAACTGATCAGAAATAGCTTTTGCTTCATCGATGGCTGCTCTCTGCACCACTGTAGTCTTAAACAAAGTCTCTGCATATTCACGGGATGAAttctaaaatgtaaaagaaagaggTGACAAAATGCAAGAAAATTGAATATTCACAATCCCAAATGCTGGCATGTGCTGCTTCAAATAgtatgttcaatttttttttttttttttttttttttttttttttttttttttttttttttttttttttttttccgagacagggtttctctgtgtagccctggctgtcctggaactcactctgtagaccaggctggcctcgaactcagaaatccgcctgcctctgcctcccaagtgctgggattaaaggcgtgcaccaccaccgccaggccttATGTTCAATTTTAAATGATGTTAATGatttaagataaatatttttcaacagtTTTTGGCTGTTAGTCTTTTTGTCACTAAGGTTTAAACTGCAAGGATTCTTGATGTTGAAGTCAACAGAGGATCCTTCCAATCTGTGAATTCCTACATCACAGTCATATAAATAGGATATACTCCTTGTTGTCTAGCATTCGGTGAGTATTAAATGTTGCACATTACAACATGTACGTAGATGAAATTTCCATATGCAGCCCTTTCTGCTCCTTGACCTTGTTTCCAGCTGTAATCTGAGTGTAAGCCCTGCTGGCCCTCAAAGTCATCCCCTAGATATCTTTGtccacatatattaaatatgaaaaagatGATAGGCAGATGACAGCCAGTTATCGGGCACTGTTTTGGGACACTTTAGTAAATATATGAAGGCAGAACTTGTTTAATATTTAACCAAGTCTATAAGGTGGAAACTTTGCTATCCCTGCTTTCACTCCTTGGGGAAGTGAGTCACAGAGATAACCAGTTAAAGTATCGGTAGATTCCAAGCAGAGTGCCAGAGCCCAGCTTCCTGACCATAACCATGGACTGTTTCCCCATCTTCTCAGCACCGAGGCTCTTTCCCGGCTTTGAGGATCATTCTCTTTAGTACTGCAGCTCAGTCCCCTGTCAAGATACACGAGGACCTAAAAAGAACATTTTCCGTTGTCTAACACCCAACTTCCCTGTCCTGTTCTCAGTTTCAGAGTAAATATCATTATCAGTTATCAAAACTGTTCTTGCATCCAAgcatctttcctttcccctcctcgtCTGGGCTTGTCAGAATACTAACTACTCAAAGATAATCCCTCACCTGCTCTGCCACAGCAGCTACATGGTCTACTCCCAGAGCTGTTTAGCATTGTGTCATTAAATTATGCTGGGCACTCCTACTGCTGGTCTGATGTACCTCATTCGCCTCtctcagaagagagagaagaatagtTGCGAGTCTCCAATTAGAACACACTGTGTTGGTCAGCCTGACTCTTATCCCACCATTTTCACCACATGCCACCACAGAAAaagaagcaagccagaaagcatgGTCTTGTAGGCCCTTCATCTCATACCTCACCCATCTTATTCCTCCAAGATCTTATACTCGACTATCCTTCTTGAGTAGTTGTATTTATTCCTACCACTTTAGACTTTGTCACAATACATTGGCTACAAGGTTACACCTGATACTCACAGCAAAACTGTCTTCTTCTTGCCCAACTTTTATCGCATCCTGTTCCCACTGTTGAAACAAAGGCTCAAACATCTTAGAATATCTGGCATAAAACAGCTTCCTGTGAAACATAAATGATAAGCATGGTCTTATGGTATGAGGAGGATAAGACAAATTACACATtgtcaaataaaaattatctggCATAATTCATACAAACAAAAGACaagagtaaaataattaaaatactccAATGAGACAGAGAAAAGTGAAGTCACGTGGCCCCATTATAAAACTATGTACTCCTAAGTACACTACAAGAGAGAATGTATCACATGCCTTCCCTCTTGAACGGCGAGGATTCCTTGTTATATAATTCATCTATAATTATTTAATTGACCTCTATCTAATACACTATGTTTTTCTCTTGCTAGATAACGTAGATTCTGATAGAGCAAGTTGATGTATTGCAAGTAACATGTGCCTTCCTCCTCAAGGACTGCCCTAAGTGAATTCTTCACTGAATTTGTCTTCTCCCAGTCTCACAATGACTTTCCCCAAAGAATGGCAATTGCAGTTTGAGACTCATTCAGGTTATTTGTAAGACTGTCACTACAATTTAAGACTTACAGTTGCGATACGTTAAGAGTACCTACATAGGCTGACTATTATCTGCTGTCCTATGCATAATGCTTTGGTGCTGAccctgcatgcatgcaggcagccaATTACAAAACATAAGCATTAATGAATTTTACAGTAATAAGAGTTATATTGTTACCTAAAGCGCAAGAAGCTGACTCTATTCACTGTACTCTGCATTATATATCTCAATTCTGCAAAACTGAGGTTCTAAAGCTAATAAATTTTctgttcaaaggaaaaaaatcaaggtaaTTGAAGTTTTTTCGGGGGAGATTCAAAATCCATGCATAGTGATCATGAATCTGTGTTTATTTGCACTAATGAAGAGTAAGAAATTGCACAAGTTTTGTAATTCAAAGAAGCCAACAACTTTACCTTTCCCTTTGTTGCGTTTCAACAGTATGCACAAATTTTTCACACAGGGTATCGATAGATGTTTTCAAATCTTGGTGAAACTGTTTTCTCTTTGCAAGGTAAGACTTTGTAAAGTCAcctatacatgaaataaaattttattagaagATAAAACTGGAAGTTACTTTGTTCCCATACATTCAAATtgacatgggatatgttctttgaGCAATATcgcaaaaatattaaaaattgataCAATAGACATCAttccaaaatacaaaatacaaacttTTCTGACATTTTTGTAAACACTTCCACTTTCCTTCATCCTTTCTATTCAAccaaattgcatatatatatatatatatatatatatatatatatatatattccactacTTAATGTAGAGAAGAGATAGGTCCAAGTCACTATGGTAATTAGTTTATATCATGTATATACAGATGTTCAAAGACAACTTTGATTTTTCTCCTCAGAATCActtaatacaaaagaatataaacaCTTAGTAAATATTCTTCTTTTCAAAGGATAATCTTACAGGATGAGTTCTTGTGAGAACACATTTGATAAAACacaagtatattttattttgaacactGCTGAAAACATACAAGTAGACATACAATATGAAAGTTGGTTTTAAGCACTCTGACCTATGATGTCTAGACACTGTATTTTACTAAAAAAGACAGTATCTTGAGAAAAAGCAGATTAAATACAgaacatttaaattctttttcttagACTTCAGAACACATGCTTACCCATAAGCGCTGGAATTCATAATATTTCATGAACTAGGAGTTCTCTACTCATCATATGAACTTATATCAAGGAAATGCAGGACATAGCTATTTTTAGAAATTACAAATCAAATAATACCTGCAATGATACAGGTATTATTTAGTCACTTTGTAAAGATGTCGTTCCATTCATAAAGCAGAGCTAATAGTTAATAGTCAAGTGTAAAATTTATGAGGTTAAGGATCCAACCTCATACAGTTcactggggaaaagaaaaagaacaacaacaacaaaaaccaaagaacttTTATAGTTTGCTACTAAATAGCTCACTCAGAGTTAGTAAGGGCTGTATGAAAAGGCTCCTGTAAGCACTGTTATTCTaggaaaaacaacatcaaaactCCAGAAAAACTAAAGTAATTCAGAGCATGAAAAGAGCATGTTGAAACTAATAAATATAATAGACAGTAGTTAAAAAATGGAGATGACCTCATCCAATCCATCCAGGAACACATACCCTACTCAATTTCTACTGTGCAAAACACCCAGACCTCGTCATTGTTAAAACTATTTCCGTTTCCACATTAccactttaaaaagcaaagaaatgtatacacacacacacacacacacacacacacacacacacacacacaaaagagaccCTATACATAAAGAAAGCAGTCTAATATATGTGAAGGAAACATCAAACAGAGTCCTATAGGTCAGTGTCTCACTTATGACCTAGTAAAACTTGAATGATTGGAAAACAGTGCTTCTGAATGGCACATGTCTTCTAAGAAAACATACCTTGAAAGTCTTGTATCATGTTCACAACAGGTTCCctatgaaaaacataaaattttaaaatgagtatatGAGAATTCAGCTCATCTGGAAATAAGTATTATGCTATGTGATGTTTTACAAAAAATCGTTGaattttctgataaaaaaaaaaaaaaaaaccttaatgaCAGACAAACAAGACTTCACATAGATTACCTCATCTGCTGCTCATCTTGATCTGATGAAGCACTGTCCTCATCACTGATAACAATCACGGGTGTTTCTAGTacattgaaacaaacaaacaaacaaacaaacaaacagcggGAAAGTACAAGaactaaagtatttttaaatcccACTTGAGATGAAAACTAGGCATGTGTCTGGGaatctccgtctctgtctctgtctctgtctgtctctctctctctctctctctctctctctctctctctccttccctcccttcctccctcccttcctcctttcccccctccttctctcttgcATTTGTACAAGCCTTTCAGGGTTAAAGTAACTTTCAAATCATGTCCTTGCCAGGAGATAGGTTGGAAGTGAGTGTGGCTTAGGTTAGG contains:
- the LOC117694777 gene encoding synaptonemal complex protein 3-like: MPPKGKKATSKTVKRPRDSSDSQSADDTPNNVPHKPETPVIVISDEDSASSDQDEQQMREPVVNMIQDFQGDFTKSYLAKRKQFHQDLKTSIDTLCEKFVHTVETQQRERKLFYARYSKMFEPLFQQWEQDAIKVGQEEDSFANSSREYAETLFKTTVVQRAAIDEAKAISDQFLKNMQVLEDEHKILDAVEKNRLENEMEILRNKVVTENQQQDLAAIESCLHFLFSEDNEEDKL